The following proteins come from a genomic window of Chelmon rostratus isolate fCheRos1 chromosome 23, fCheRos1.pri, whole genome shotgun sequence:
- the LOC121626601 gene encoding low affinity immunoglobulin gamma Fc region receptor II-a-like isoform X2: protein MEIAALCAIVASVRVIPSSTQFFQYESLTLSCGDSSEWKVKRSTSTQSNKECSVWGTRNESLCFIYDLYPEDTGVYWCESGAGECINAINITVTTGSVILESPVLPVPEGEAVTLRCRSKAALTSNLTSEFYKDGLPIGSSSTGNMTILSVSKSDEGLYKCNISGAGQSKNSWLAVRAGHPESFHSSLAHIRLPVVGVCVLLALVSLCLWRIYKGKSSSDLSYTDVIITQEVPPKRDRGSLPPCCVEE, encoded by the exons ATGGAGATCGCAGCGCTGTGCGCCATCGTCG CCTCTGTGAGGGTCATTCCCAGCAGCACCCAGTTCTTTCAGTATGAGTCTCTCACACTGAGCTGTGGGGACTCCTCTGAATGGAAAGTTAAGAGGAGCACATccacacaaagcaacaaagagTGTTCCGTGTGGGGGACAAGAAACGAGTCCCTGTGTTTCATTTATGACCTTTACCCAGAAGATACAGGAGTGTACTGGTGTGAGTCTGGAGCTGGAGAGTGCATCAACGCCATCAACATCACTGTGACCA CCGGCTCGGTGATCCTGGAGAGTCCTGTACTTCCTGTGCCGGAGGGAGAAGCCGTGACTCTGCGCTGCAGAAGCAAGGCGGCCTTAACCTCCAATCTCACGTCTGAATTTTATAAAGATGGCCTCCCCATcggcagcagctccacaggaaACATGACCATCCTCAGTGTTTCCAAGTCTGATGAAGGTCTCTACAAGTGTAACATCTCTGGAGCTGGGCAATCAAAAAACAGCTGGCTGGCTGTGAGAG CTGGGCATCCTGAGTCTTTTCACTCATCTCTTGCACACATTCGACTTCCTGTGGTGGGTGTCTGCGTCTTGCTGGCCTTGGTTTCTCTGTGCCTCTGGAGGATCTACAAAG GTAAAAGCAGCTCGGATTTGTCTTACACTGATGTCATCATCACACAGGAAGTGCCGCCGAAGAGGGACAGAG gctcccttcccccctgctgcgtcgaggagtga
- the LOC121626601 gene encoding low affinity immunoglobulin gamma Fc region receptor II-a-like isoform X1, whose protein sequence is MEIAALCAIVASVRVIPSSTQFFQYESLTLSCGDSSEWKVKRSTSTQSNKECSVWGTRNESLCFIYDLYPEDTGVYWCESGAGECINAINITVTTGSVILESPVLPVPEGEAVTLRCRSKAALTSNLTSEFYKDGLPIGSSSTGNMTILSVSKSDEGLYKCNISGAGQSKNSWLAVRAGHPESFHSSLAHIRLPVVGVCVLLALVSLCLWRIYKGKSSSDLSYTDVIITQEVPPKRDRGNTHRNTNIDKDRCRKIISNIYI, encoded by the exons ATGGAGATCGCAGCGCTGTGCGCCATCGTCG CCTCTGTGAGGGTCATTCCCAGCAGCACCCAGTTCTTTCAGTATGAGTCTCTCACACTGAGCTGTGGGGACTCCTCTGAATGGAAAGTTAAGAGGAGCACATccacacaaagcaacaaagagTGTTCCGTGTGGGGGACAAGAAACGAGTCCCTGTGTTTCATTTATGACCTTTACCCAGAAGATACAGGAGTGTACTGGTGTGAGTCTGGAGCTGGAGAGTGCATCAACGCCATCAACATCACTGTGACCA CCGGCTCGGTGATCCTGGAGAGTCCTGTACTTCCTGTGCCGGAGGGAGAAGCCGTGACTCTGCGCTGCAGAAGCAAGGCGGCCTTAACCTCCAATCTCACGTCTGAATTTTATAAAGATGGCCTCCCCATcggcagcagctccacaggaaACATGACCATCCTCAGTGTTTCCAAGTCTGATGAAGGTCTCTACAAGTGTAACATCTCTGGAGCTGGGCAATCAAAAAACAGCTGGCTGGCTGTGAGAG CTGGGCATCCTGAGTCTTTTCACTCATCTCTTGCACACATTCGACTTCCTGTGGTGGGTGTCTGCGTCTTGCTGGCCTTGGTTTCTCTGTGCCTCTGGAGGATCTACAAAG GTAAAAGCAGCTCGGATTTGTCTTACACTGATGTCATCATCACACAGGAAGTGCCGCCGAAGAGGGACAGAGGTAACACGCACAGAAACACGAACATCGATAAAGACCGCTGCCGAAAAATAAttagcaatatatatatataa